Proteins encoded in a region of the Paenibacillus pedocola genome:
- a CDS encoding response regulator transcription factor, translating into MNEIIAWYISGAAREAGGTQESIRNREKVHLQIEEALGRLGLQTAISEDLEDLRLLLARVHPVLLLAELLNAGEWAGWSIVSEFRAQGTFLPVMVIASEGAGEDAVAVFEAGGNEYMQQPLHTGEFRCRVMNLLWLTGRRRGLESLLKVDGLMLDSSRRLVSRDGIQLMLTPKEFDLLYYLALHQGEICPRDEILRQVWGYHFPADTNVVDVYIRHIRMKVDKGHRNKLIHTVRGTGYIMRAPEGGPAG; encoded by the coding sequence ATGAACGAAATCATCGCCTGGTACATATCTGGGGCTGCCCGTGAAGCCGGTGGAACACAGGAAAGCATCCGCAACAGGGAAAAGGTACATTTGCAGATTGAAGAAGCTCTCGGCAGGCTGGGGCTGCAGACGGCAATAAGCGAAGATCTCGAGGATCTTCGCTTATTATTAGCCAGAGTTCATCCCGTTCTGCTTCTGGCGGAGCTGCTAAATGCCGGGGAATGGGCCGGTTGGAGCATCGTTTCGGAGTTCCGGGCTCAGGGGACCTTTTTGCCGGTGATGGTTATTGCAAGTGAGGGTGCTGGCGAAGATGCCGTTGCGGTATTTGAAGCGGGTGGAAACGAATATATGCAACAGCCGCTGCACACAGGTGAATTCAGATGCAGAGTAATGAACCTGCTCTGGCTTACGGGACGACGGCGCGGCCTCGAATCTCTGCTTAAGGTTGATGGCCTAATGCTGGACTCCAGCCGCCGGCTGGTCAGCCGGGATGGAATCCAGCTCATGCTGACCCCCAAAGAATTTGATCTGCTCTATTATCTCGCTCTGCATCAAGGGGAAATTTGTCCCCGGGACGAAATCTTAAGGCAGGTGTGGGGGTATCACTTTCCTGCGGACACCAATGTGGTAGATGTCTATATCAGACATATCCGCATGAAGGTTGACAAAGGCCATCGCAATAAGCTGATTCATACGGTGCGCGGAACCGGATATATAATGAGGGCGCCCGAAGGCGGCCCTGCAGGCTGA
- a CDS encoding ThiF family adenylyltransferase yields MSHSEDINSSGRDGRYSRQVRFAPFGAEGQEGLARSSVLIIGAGALGTGIAETLARCGVGRLILADRDYVEWSNLQRQQLYTEADASSRMPKAAAAKARLEQINSGIVIEAHVLDVRAEELEGLLPGVDLIMDGTDNFDTRLIINDMAQKHGIPWIYGACVGSYGITYTILPGETPCLNCLLGTVPLGGDTCDTAGILPQAVQLVTANGTAEALKLLGGRQSQLRDKLLSFDVWRNEHQEIGVKAAKKADCPSCGSHAIYPYLTAANTERSDVLCGRDTVQIRPAHRQKLDLQETAARLSRLGSGRVESNPYLVSFTEEPYRLVIFADGRALIHGTSDVAAARSVYHRYFG; encoded by the coding sequence ATGAGCCATAGTGAAGATATCAATAGTTCAGGTAGAGACGGCCGCTATTCGCGCCAGGTTCGCTTTGCGCCATTTGGGGCTGAGGGGCAAGAGGGCCTCGCCCGTTCTAGTGTGCTGATTATCGGTGCAGGTGCGCTCGGTACCGGCATTGCTGAGACACTCGCCCGCTGCGGTGTCGGAAGATTGATTCTTGCCGACCGGGACTATGTGGAATGGAGTAATCTACAGCGGCAGCAGCTATATACAGAAGCAGATGCCAGCAGCAGGATGCCTAAGGCTGCGGCTGCAAAAGCCAGGCTGGAACAGATTAATTCCGGGATCGTGATCGAGGCCCATGTGCTGGATGTTCGTGCGGAAGAGCTGGAAGGTCTGCTGCCCGGAGTGGACCTCATTATGGACGGTACAGATAACTTTGATACACGGCTGATAATCAATGATATGGCTCAGAAACACGGGATTCCCTGGATTTATGGAGCATGTGTAGGCAGCTACGGGATAACCTACACGATTCTGCCGGGAGAGACGCCTTGCCTGAACTGTCTGCTGGGCACCGTTCCGTTGGGCGGAGATACCTGTGACACTGCGGGCATTTTGCCGCAGGCGGTGCAGCTAGTTACGGCTAACGGAACAGCTGAAGCGCTCAAATTGCTTGGGGGGCGGCAGAGCCAGCTGCGGGACAAGCTGCTCAGCTTTGATGTGTGGCGCAATGAGCACCAGGAGATTGGGGTAAAGGCGGCGAAGAAGGCGGATTGCCCGTCCTGTGGCAGCCATGCGATTTATCCTTACCTGACCGCGGCCAATACGGAACGCAGTGATGTGCTGTGCGGCAGGGATACTGTACAAATCCGGCCGGCACACCGCCAAAAGCTGGATTTGCAGGAGACGGCTGCCCGGCTCTCCAGGCTGGGAAGCGGAAGGGTCGAGAGCAATCCTTATCTCGTTTCGTTTACGGAGGAACCTTACCGTCTGGTGATTTTTGCCGACGGGCGGGCTCTGATTCATGGGACCAGTGATGTAGCCGCCGCCCGCAGCGTTTATCACCGGTATTTTGGCTAA
- the abc-f gene encoding ribosomal protection-like ABC-F family protein, with the protein MSLLTVEDVSHNFGDRQLFTNVSFRLLAGEHVGLVGANGVGKSTLMNILTGTLLKDSGKVEWTPRVRYGYLDQHTNLTPGKTVRDVLKDAFLPLLELESEMTEITGKMGDASPEELELLLEQMGEIQEQLDMGDFYLIDVKVEEMGNGLGLSAIGLDRDVASLSGGQRTKVLLAKLLLEKPNVLLLDEPTNYLDVEHIDWLTNYLKQYPYAFLLISHDTEFMNKVVNVVYHLEFAKLTRYTANYEKFLDMAEMNKAQHIEAYEKQRDYIKKQEDFIQRNKARASTSGRAKSREKQLDRIERIDRPEEAAKPSFSFKESRSSGKTVFEGIDFEIGYDRPLLPNLNMTIERGDKIAIVGCNGVGKSTLLKSILGVIPVYSGKTYLGDYLNAAYFQQEVKAANITPIDDVWNEFSSLTQNEVRGHLARCGLKNEHITRPLSMLSGGEQAKVRLCKLMMRESNWVLFDEPTNHLDIVAKAELKRALQEYKGTILLVSHEPDFYEDWVTKIWDVEQWSAQVQTV; encoded by the coding sequence ATGAGTTTACTTACAGTAGAAGACGTTTCCCACAACTTTGGAGACCGGCAGTTATTCACGAATGTGTCCTTTCGGCTGCTGGCCGGCGAGCATGTTGGACTGGTGGGAGCGAATGGCGTCGGCAAGTCGACGCTGATGAATATTTTGACCGGAACCTTGCTGAAGGATAGCGGAAAAGTAGAATGGACACCGAGAGTGCGTTACGGTTATCTGGATCAGCATACGAACCTTACACCCGGTAAAACGGTGCGTGACGTGTTGAAGGATGCTTTCCTGCCGCTGCTTGAGCTGGAGAGTGAAATGACAGAGATTACCGGTAAAATGGGCGATGCCTCACCTGAAGAGCTGGAACTGCTGCTTGAGCAGATGGGTGAGATTCAGGAGCAGCTGGATATGGGTGATTTCTATCTGATTGATGTTAAAGTCGAGGAAATGGGTAACGGTCTGGGTTTGTCAGCAATCGGTCTGGATCGAGATGTAGCTTCGCTGAGCGGAGGACAACGGACGAAGGTTCTGCTGGCCAAGCTGCTGCTGGAGAAGCCGAATGTACTGCTGCTGGATGAGCCTACCAACTACCTGGATGTTGAGCACATCGACTGGCTGACCAACTACCTGAAGCAGTATCCTTATGCTTTTTTGCTGATTTCCCATGATACTGAATTTATGAATAAAGTCGTTAATGTGGTGTACCATCTGGAGTTCGCCAAGCTGACCCGTTATACTGCGAACTATGAGAAGTTTCTGGATATGGCGGAAATGAACAAGGCCCAGCATATCGAGGCATATGAGAAGCAGCGGGATTATATCAAGAAGCAGGAGGATTTCATCCAGCGAAACAAAGCGCGTGCTTCCACTTCTGGCCGGGCGAAAAGCCGTGAAAAACAGCTCGACCGCATAGAGCGGATCGACAGGCCGGAGGAGGCAGCGAAGCCGAGCTTCTCGTTCAAAGAGAGCCGCTCCAGCGGCAAAACCGTATTCGAGGGCATTGACTTCGAAATCGGCTACGACCGTCCGCTGCTGCCCAATCTGAATATGACGATTGAACGCGGGGACAAGATTGCGATTGTCGGCTGCAATGGTGTCGGTAAATCCACGCTGTTGAAGTCGATTCTGGGCGTAATTCCGGTATACAGCGGTAAAACCTACCTGGGTGATTATCTGAATGCAGCCTACTTCCAGCAGGAGGTTAAGGCAGCCAATATTACACCGATAGACGACGTGTGGAACGAATTTTCCAGCCTTACACAGAATGAAGTGCGCGGCCATCTGGCCCGCTGCGGTCTGAAAAACGAGCATATTACCCGTCCGCTGAGCATGCTGAGCGGGGGGGAGCAGGCTAAGGTGCGTCTGTGCAAGCTGATGATGCGCGAGAGCAACTGGGTTCTGTTCGATGAACCTACGAACCACCTGGACATCGTTGCCAAGGCTGAGCTGAAGCGTGCATTGCAGGAGTATAAAGGAACGATTCTGCTTGTCTCTCATGAACCTGATTTTTACGAGGATTGGGTTACGAAGATTTGGGATGTTGAGCAGTGGTCAGCACAGGTACAGACGGTATAG
- a CDS encoding serine/threonine protein kinase, translating into MIFQTKLAPGQLIGERYRIMSLIGSGGMSHVYLAEDTRLPGQRWAVKESISHHKTAGAVEAEAELLISLNHRLLPRVADFFAPDEEGYWYMIMDYIEGVTLAEAIKANTEPMDAGRIISYTRQLLEVLAFLHGQQPPIIYRDLKPANIMLTGAGGLMLIDFGIARSYRKGAGEDTEKLGTAGFAAPEQYGSGQSGPSSDLYGLGAIMLYMVSGGLYSRWVPGMEARLNAKIPEALIPVIRRLLRYHPEERFQSAEEVLQALEPLTDSVDEPSKSGMRPALSVKRHTAVVALLGVSAGLGTTHTSLAVSSGLARKGTTAWVDFSPESSVYDRICSLLDYPVHPGQPGLPEAPLSWKGIDYWRRPVQGDLTDLLNKNYAYLVLDLGTGGYEGALEAFTGSDVPLLLASGSAWRLEDTLHWLRRSRLPLHANWQICLPLASRSAAELLAAALGGQVEVSSLPLQQDPFEHNGKLVLALGQLLRKTGRLHISAKRSGLFQKKM; encoded by the coding sequence ATGATCTTTCAAACAAAACTGGCACCCGGACAGTTAATTGGAGAGCGGTACCGGATTATGAGCCTGATCGGCTCCGGCGGAATGAGCCATGTTTATCTGGCCGAGGATACGCGGCTGCCAGGGCAGCGGTGGGCGGTGAAGGAAAGCATCAGCCATCATAAGACAGCGGGAGCTGTGGAGGCGGAGGCGGAGCTGCTGATCTCTTTGAACCACCGTCTGCTTCCGAGAGTTGCCGATTTTTTTGCGCCGGATGAAGAAGGCTACTGGTATATGATCATGGATTATATTGAGGGGGTGACGCTGGCGGAAGCTATAAAGGCAAATACAGAGCCGATGGATGCGGGACGTATTATTTCCTATACCCGCCAGCTGCTGGAAGTGCTTGCGTTCTTGCACGGGCAGCAGCCGCCGATTATATACCGCGATCTGAAGCCGGCTAATATTATGCTGACCGGAGCAGGCGGGCTGATGCTGATAGACTTCGGAATCGCCCGCAGCTATAGAAAGGGAGCCGGAGAGGATACAGAGAAGCTAGGTACCGCCGGTTTCGCGGCTCCCGAGCAATACGGCAGCGGGCAGAGCGGACCTTCGTCGGATCTGTACGGCCTGGGAGCGATTATGCTGTATATGGTTTCCGGCGGGTTGTACAGCCGCTGGGTGCCGGGAATGGAAGCCAGGCTAAACGCCAAAATTCCGGAGGCCTTAATTCCTGTTATCCGGCGGCTTCTGCGCTATCATCCGGAGGAAAGATTTCAAAGCGCGGAAGAAGTATTACAGGCGCTTGAGCCTCTTACAGATTCTGTAGATGAACCGTCTAAAAGCGGGATGCGGCCGGCATTATCCGTAAAGCGCCACACTGCTGTTGTTGCACTGCTCGGCGTATCCGCTGGTCTTGGAACGACGCATACCTCTCTGGCAGTAAGCAGCGGGCTGGCCCGAAAGGGGACCACCGCATGGGTTGACTTCAGCCCGGAATCTTCCGTGTATGACCGGATCTGCAGCCTGCTTGATTATCCGGTACATCCAGGGCAACCGGGCCTGCCTGAGGCACCGCTTAGCTGGAAAGGAATTGATTACTGGCGGCGTCCGGTGCAGGGTGATTTAACAGACCTGCTAAATAAAAACTATGCATACCTCGTGCTGGATCTCGGAACCGGCGGTTATGAAGGTGCGCTTGAAGCATTTACAGGCAGTGACGTACCGTTGCTGCTGGCTTCCGGATCAGCCTGGCGGCTGGAGGATACGCTGCACTGGCTGCGCCGGAGCAGACTCCCGCTTCATGCAAACTGGCAGATTTGCCTGCCGCTGGCGAGCCGCTCGGCCGCGGAGCTGCTGGCTGCAGCATTGGGCGGACAGGTGGAGGTGAGCAGCCTGCCGCTGCAACAGGATCCTTTTGAGCATAACGGCAAGCTGGTTCTGGCCCTTGGGCAGCTGCTGAGGAAGACTGGCAGACTCCATATTTCTGCAAAACGCAGCGGATTATTTCAGAAAAAAATGTAA
- a CDS encoding SAM-dependent methyltransferase produces MNDLTQTTGEQAAAPEEKILSRYICTANHGFAPYAQEELRRLFGAVKSTLLLPGEIFLATLEGEPEEVSRVLSANLPIFLRHIQPVQFQDQGDLSALDRLAVYLSRRSELEGEKVSLHVRKGAASFWQDSPGELREWLQERLQSLEADFTVQDPAWVISVYADGDALYAGVSRPEDNLSSWNGGMIRFRKEDGQISRAKFKLMEAEKEFAIPFSSFRNAVDIGASPGGWTSFLLERGLKVTAVDPALMHESLRNLPGLKILRKNAGEVKFRDNEFDLLVCDMSWSPKLMAKLVTGLLHSLSPGGTAVVTVKLMHKKPLAVIKEIIAMFEGERMQVQRAKQLFHNRDEITLYMIKY; encoded by the coding sequence TTGAACGATTTAACACAAACAACCGGAGAGCAGGCTGCTGCTCCGGAAGAAAAGATTCTTTCACGTTATATCTGCACGGCCAATCACGGCTTTGCCCCATACGCTCAGGAAGAGCTTCGCCGCCTGTTCGGGGCGGTGAAAAGCACGCTGCTGCTGCCGGGGGAGATTTTCCTGGCCACGCTGGAAGGTGAACCGGAAGAGGTATCACGGGTGCTTAGCGCGAATCTGCCGATCTTCCTGCGGCATATTCAGCCGGTACAGTTTCAGGATCAGGGAGATCTCTCGGCGCTGGACCGGTTGGCCGTATATTTAAGCCGCCGCAGTGAACTGGAAGGTGAGAAGGTGTCGCTGCATGTCCGCAAGGGAGCAGCCTCGTTCTGGCAGGACAGCCCTGGTGAGCTGCGCGAGTGGCTGCAGGAGCGGCTGCAGAGCCTGGAGGCTGATTTCACCGTACAGGACCCTGCCTGGGTGATTTCCGTCTATGCGGACGGAGATGCGCTGTATGCCGGGGTGTCCCGGCCTGAGGACAATCTGTCCAGCTGGAACGGCGGCATGATCCGTTTCCGCAAGGAAGACGGACAGATCTCGCGGGCAAAATTCAAGCTGATGGAGGCGGAGAAGGAATTTGCCATTCCGTTCTCAAGCTTCCGCAATGCTGTTGATATTGGTGCTTCACCCGGCGGATGGACCTCATTCCTGCTGGAACGCGGTCTCAAGGTAACGGCGGTTGATCCTGCGCTGATGCATGAGTCGCTCCGCAATCTGCCCGGACTGAAGATCCTGCGCAAAAATGCCGGGGAAGTCAAATTCCGGGATAATGAATTTGATCTGCTGGTCTGTGATATGAGCTGGAGTCCCAAGCTGATGGCGAAGCTGGTCACCGGCCTGCTCCACAGCCTTTCACCGGGCGGAACAGCAGTGGTCACAGTGAAGCTGATGCACAAGAAGCCACTGGCTGTAATTAAGGAGATTATCGCCATGTTTGAAGGTGAGCGGATGCAGGTTCAGCGGGCGAAGCAGCTGTTTCATAACCGTGACGAGATAACACTTTATATGATTAAATATTAA
- a CDS encoding ABC transporter ATP-binding protein, with amino-acid sequence MISLQHLTLRREQSLILDDVSLEMKQGENWVILGRNGSGKTTILEMMTGYLFPSSGSVEVLGYKYGQCDLREVRKEIGYIGPSLMEKLSLSDPVWEVVATGAYAYLRFYQAIPQQVQEQAVKLLEDMNLGELAYHPFGTLSQGERKKAMLARCLMANPKLLIMDEPCAGLDLYEREKMLAEIDKLKQRNVSVVYVTHHVEEIVPLFSHVALIRDGKLAGSGPKEEVLTKDMILATFDIPVDVEWDNGRPWIKIRPGGR; translated from the coding sequence ATGATATCATTACAACATCTAACGCTGCGGAGAGAACAAAGCCTGATTCTTGACGATGTATCGCTGGAAATGAAGCAGGGCGAGAACTGGGTCATTCTTGGGCGCAACGGTTCCGGCAAGACAACAATCCTGGAGATGATGACCGGGTATCTGTTCCCGAGCAGCGGGTCCGTTGAGGTGCTCGGTTATAAATACGGCCAGTGCGATCTGCGTGAGGTACGCAAAGAGATTGGTTACATCGGCCCTTCGCTGATGGAAAAGCTCTCGCTCAGCGATCCTGTATGGGAAGTGGTTGCCACCGGCGCCTACGCCTATCTTCGCTTCTATCAGGCGATTCCGCAGCAGGTACAGGAGCAGGCGGTTAAGCTGCTTGAAGATATGAATCTGGGCGAGCTGGCCTATCATCCGTTCGGTACCCTGTCTCAGGGTGAACGCAAAAAGGCAATGCTGGCGAGATGCCTGATGGCCAACCCTAAGCTGCTCATCATGGACGAGCCTTGTGCCGGACTTGATCTGTACGAACGTGAGAAAATGCTTGCGGAGATTGATAAGCTGAAGCAGCGCAATGTTTCGGTAGTCTATGTCACGCATCATGTTGAGGAAATCGTACCGCTTTTCTCCCATGTGGCGCTGATCCGTGACGGAAAGCTGGCGGGCTCAGGCCCCAAAGAAGAAGTGTTAACGAAAGATATGATCTTGGCTACTTTTGATATTCCCGTCGATGTTGAATGGGATAACGGTCGTCCCTGGATTAAAATCAGACCTGGAGGCAGATGA
- a CDS encoding thioredoxin family protein, giving the protein MTEFISLNEQELMKALLQSGEPLVVFLHTPLCGTCKAARRMLEVASHLLPAGLVIAEANVNMLPGLVSRYRISSVPALLVARADRSVEPEIYYSMGSVERMLEYIRSVTS; this is encoded by the coding sequence ATGACAGAATTTATAAGCTTGAACGAGCAGGAACTAATGAAGGCTCTGCTTCAGTCCGGTGAGCCCTTGGTTGTATTTCTGCATACACCGCTGTGCGGTACCTGCAAGGCCGCCCGGCGTATGCTGGAGGTAGCGTCCCATCTGCTGCCGGCTGGGCTAGTTATTGCCGAAGCTAATGTGAACATGCTGCCGGGGCTGGTCAGCCGGTACCGTATATCAAGCGTGCCTGCACTTCTGGTGGCCCGTGCTGACCGTAGCGTAGAACCGGAAATCTATTATTCAATGGGCTCTGTAGAACGGATGCTGGAATACATAAGGAGTGTGACCTCATAA
- a CDS encoding cyclic-phosphate processing receiver domain-containing protein: MINIFMDDCRKLPQGFTLARTTEECLLLLRECEVNILSLDYDMGPDDYSGDEVCRRMVLEGLFPRQIYLHTSSSWGRKEMYELLYAARPEGTELYNGPVNDEVLAGIAAGAAGK, translated from the coding sequence TTGATTAATATATTTATGGACGATTGCCGCAAGCTGCCGCAGGGTTTTACGCTGGCAAGAACAACTGAAGAATGCCTGCTGCTCTTGCGTGAGTGCGAGGTTAATATATTGTCGCTCGATTATGACATGGGGCCGGATGATTACAGCGGGGATGAGGTATGCAGACGTATGGTGCTTGAGGGGCTGTTTCCGCGCCAAATTTATCTGCACACCTCAAGCAGCTGGGGCCGCAAAGAAATGTATGAGCTGCTCTATGCCGCTAGACCAGAGGGAACCGAATTGTACAATGGCCCGGTTAATGATGAAGTGCTTGCCGGGATCGCTGCAGGAGCGGCCGGCAAATGA
- a CDS encoding deoxyribonuclease IV, whose amino-acid sequence MKGSPKIGAHVSIRGGYGRAARFAWESGAACFQYFPKNPRSLKPKPLDRRDAEDCAAFCRKHNMASIAHTPYPTNMAADTTGAASRSVMVASLRNDLEIAEACGSLGIVVHFGHFAGMEPLQGYQNIIQCMNDTLSSWDGRAKLLIENQAGNHGSEGMTLEELVKVRELSRFPEKIGFCFDTCHAFAAGIWNPDQTAKLLQRGTELDYWRNLTAVHLNDSLFPFGLRRDRHAGVGEGYIGEYSLRELLLSEPIRHAVVALETAKGPDGSHRQEIAAVLKWYEAEE is encoded by the coding sequence ATGAAGGGTAGCCCCAAAATCGGGGCTCATGTCAGCATCCGCGGCGGATACGGCCGAGCGGCCCGTTTTGCCTGGGAGAGCGGTGCGGCATGCTTTCAATATTTTCCGAAAAATCCGCGCAGTCTGAAGCCGAAACCGCTTGATAGGCGGGATGCGGAGGACTGCGCCGCCTTTTGCCGCAAGCACAATATGGCCTCCATTGCCCACACCCCTTATCCGACTAATATGGCGGCTGATACAACTGGTGCTGCATCCAGATCGGTAATGGTGGCGTCACTGCGCAATGATCTGGAGATTGCTGAGGCTTGCGGCTCGCTTGGTATTGTAGTGCATTTTGGACATTTTGCCGGAATGGAGCCGTTACAAGGCTACCAAAATATTATACAATGTATGAATGATACCCTTAGCTCCTGGGATGGCCGGGCAAAGCTGCTGATTGAGAATCAGGCCGGTAATCACGGAAGTGAAGGCATGACACTGGAAGAGCTGGTCAAAGTCCGTGAGCTTAGCCGCTTTCCGGAGAAGATCGGGTTCTGTTTCGACACATGCCATGCTTTTGCCGCCGGGATCTGGAATCCGGACCAGACAGCGAAGCTGCTGCAGCGGGGAACTGAACTGGATTATTGGCGTAATCTTACTGCAGTTCATCTGAACGATTCATTATTTCCCTTCGGTTTGCGGAGGGACAGGCATGCCGGGGTCGGGGAGGGGTATATCGGGGAGTACAGCCTGCGGGAGCTGCTGCTCTCAGAGCCCATCCGTCATGCGGTTGTTGCCTTGGAGACCGCCAAAGGGCCTGACGGCAGCCACCGTCAGGAAATTGCAGCCGTACTGAAATGGTATGAAGCGGAGGAGTAG
- a CDS encoding Fpg/Nei family DNA glycosylase: protein MPELPEMENYRKLLSQHLINVPITGVTVNREKTINMEAGDFKNALLGARIVFVERRAKHILFHLHDGRRLLLHLMLGGILYYGTEEERPERSTQVELAFGDHILYFMGLRLGYLHLLSVKESEAAMGKLGPELLDRRMTAERFAALLKGRRGALKSLLVNQQVMAGIGNCYADEIAFEARLLPSTLVQNLSPEAVTRLYESMRKVLTEATEIGGYMEMPFMAGDTVTGSYNDQCKVYDREGEPCLRGGGTIVKTELTGRKVFYCPDCQHEG from the coding sequence ATGCCGGAACTGCCGGAAATGGAGAATTACAGAAAGCTGCTCAGTCAGCATCTTATAAATGTTCCGATTACAGGTGTGACCGTGAACAGAGAGAAAACCATCAACATGGAGGCCGGGGACTTTAAGAACGCATTACTGGGTGCCCGTATCGTTTTTGTGGAACGCCGGGCGAAGCATATTCTGTTCCACCTGCATGACGGGCGCAGATTACTGCTTCACCTGATGCTGGGCGGCATATTGTATTACGGCACGGAAGAGGAGCGTCCTGAACGGAGCACACAGGTGGAATTGGCATTTGGTGACCATATTCTATACTTCATGGGGCTGCGTCTGGGTTACCTGCATCTGTTGTCGGTGAAGGAAAGTGAAGCGGCCATGGGCAAGCTGGGACCTGAGCTGCTGGACCGCCGGATGACCGCGGAGCGATTCGCTGCGCTGCTGAAGGGCCGGAGAGGGGCGCTAAAAAGTCTGCTTGTGAATCAGCAGGTTATGGCCGGTATCGGCAACTGCTACGCGGATGAGATTGCTTTTGAAGCCAGACTGCTGCCTTCCACGCTGGTGCAGAATCTGTCGCCGGAGGCCGTCACCCGCTTATACGAGAGTATGCGCAAAGTACTGACGGAAGCAACCGAAATCGGCGGCTACATGGAGATGCCGTTTATGGCCGGCGATACCGTTACCGGCTCGTATAATGATCAGTGTAAAGTATATGACCGGGAAGGCGAACCATGCCTGCGCGGCGGGGGAACCATTGTCAAAACAGAGCTGACCGGACGCAAGGTGTTCTATTGCCCGGACTGCCAGCATGAAGGGTAG
- a CDS encoding TIGR01457 family HAD-type hydrolase: MKDFGGLLIDLDGTLFHGGRMIPGADKLITGLRAAGVPFLFVTNNSSRTPANVAAHLSGMGIEAKAEEVCTSSLAAARYIAEESPEARVAILGEEGLIEACTAAGLTIVTDDPQYVVQGIYRSFTYDSLAQASRWIMGGAKFVLTNPDLMLPSDDGVMPGAGTLGAAIEAASGVSPVVIGKPESYLINYAVSMLGIKQHEAVVVGDNMRTDISAGANAGCRTILVLTGLTTQDNLEHYKTVTGVTPDVICSDLAELISMLGV; this comes from the coding sequence ATGAAGGATTTCGGAGGCTTACTCATTGATCTGGACGGAACTTTATTTCACGGTGGCCGGATGATCCCCGGCGCTGATAAATTGATAACAGGGCTTCGTGCGGCAGGTGTACCTTTTTTGTTCGTAACGAACAATTCTTCGCGGACACCCGCTAATGTAGCCGCACATCTGAGCGGAATGGGCATTGAAGCCAAGGCGGAGGAAGTCTGCACTTCCTCGCTGGCAGCTGCACGCTATATCGCTGAGGAATCACCGGAAGCAAGGGTGGCGATACTTGGAGAAGAGGGCCTTATCGAAGCCTGCACCGCAGCTGGCTTGACGATTGTCACAGATGACCCGCAATATGTTGTACAGGGCATCTACAGATCTTTTACATATGATTCACTGGCACAGGCTTCACGCTGGATCATGGGCGGAGCGAAATTTGTGCTGACCAATCCGGATCTGATGCTGCCGTCGGATGACGGAGTAATGCCGGGGGCGGGAACGCTTGGTGCTGCCATCGAAGCTGCAAGCGGTGTGTCGCCAGTAGTTATCGGCAAACCGGAATCATACCTGATCAATTATGCCGTGTCGATGCTGGGTATTAAGCAGCATGAGGCTGTTGTGGTCGGCGATAACATGCGGACGGATATTTCAGCCGGGGCCAATGCGGGCTGCCGGACGATCCTTGTGCTGACAGGCTTGACTACACAGGACAATCTTGAACACTATAAGACGGTCACCGGCGTGACACCGGATGTAATTTGCAGCGATTTAGCTGAACTTATATCGATGCTCGGTGTATAA